Proteins encoded within one genomic window of Candidatus Eisenbacteria bacterium:
- a CDS encoding alpha/beta fold hydrolase — translation MPFLPRTREAEVPLMSRLAALPLILSTLILAGSAVGAADKPAPTAGASDQITETLLSAMKAQNYSAAFGMFDATMRSAVSEEKLRTVWSAQLGTFGPLVSWRITQSAQAQGLDVRIALLKFDHGELQATVAIHPDTQEVAGFVIKPVPSPAKPAPPALYVHPSDFRAVDVSVGTAPFVLGGTLTVPVGLGPFPGVVLLHGSGPQDRDETIGASKVFKDLAEGLASRGIEVLRYDKRTFVYGPQLGDSISVDDEVTVDAVAAVAALRARPEIDPQRVFVIGHSLGALLAPEVAVRSEHVAGVVLLAPPGRALWDVALSQMRYVGAPPKDIAEAERKVAQIKDGTLGAERFLGAPQSYWKDLAAHDGIAMAKKLAKPILLLRGGRDYQVIEEDLEAWRRGLAGTPNVEIVTLTGLNHLFISGSGRPGPGEYGKPDHVDGSVIDKLAAFIAPGKAE, via the coding sequence ATGCCGTTCCTGCCCCGAACGAGAGAAGCTGAGGTGCCCCTCATGAGCCGACTCGCGGCCCTGCCCCTGATTCTCTCAACCCTAATCCTCGCAGGCTCGGCGGTCGGCGCCGCGGACAAGCCCGCCCCGACCGCTGGCGCGAGCGATCAAATCACGGAGACGCTCCTCTCCGCTATGAAGGCGCAGAACTACTCGGCGGCGTTCGGGATGTTCGACGCGACGATGAGAAGCGCCGTGTCCGAGGAGAAGCTCCGGACGGTATGGTCGGCACAGCTCGGCACGTTCGGGCCGCTGGTTTCCTGGAGGATCACCCAGTCCGCCCAGGCTCAGGGCCTCGATGTCCGCATCGCATTGCTGAAATTCGACCACGGCGAGCTCCAGGCGACCGTGGCCATTCATCCCGATACGCAAGAGGTGGCCGGATTCGTCATCAAACCGGTGCCCTCCCCCGCTAAGCCCGCCCCGCCGGCGCTCTATGTCCATCCTTCGGATTTTCGCGCTGTGGACGTGTCGGTCGGCACCGCGCCCTTTGTCCTGGGTGGAACTCTCACGGTACCAGTGGGGCTCGGCCCCTTCCCGGGTGTCGTACTCCTACACGGCTCGGGACCCCAGGATAGGGATGAGACCATCGGAGCGAGCAAGGTCTTCAAGGATCTGGCCGAGGGACTAGCATCCCGCGGAATCGAAGTGCTTCGCTACGACAAGCGAACGTTTGTATACGGGCCCCAGCTCGGCGACAGCATTTCCGTGGACGATGAAGTCACAGTGGACGCAGTCGCCGCGGTCGCCGCGCTGCGAGCCCGGCCGGAGATCGATCCTCAGCGCGTTTTCGTCATCGGCCACAGCCTGGGCGCTCTCCTGGCCCCCGAGGTGGCGGTTCGATCGGAGCACGTTGCGGGCGTCGTCCTGCTGGCACCTCCGGGGCGCGCGCTATGGGACGTCGCACTCTCGCAGATGCGCTATGTCGGTGCGCCTCCGAAGGACATCGCGGAGGCTGAGCGCAAGGTGGCCCAGATCAAGGATGGGACTCTCGGCGCGGAGCGGTTTCTGGGAGCGCCTCAGAGCTATTGGAAGGATCTAGCGGCACACGATGGGATCGCAATGGCCAAGAAGCTCGCGAAGCCCATACTCCTGTTGCGAGGAGGTCGCGACTATCAGGTGATCGAGGAAGACCTTGAAGCGTGGCGGCGCGGTCTGGCCGGTACGCCGAATGTCGAGATCGTGACCCTCACCGGCTTGAACCATCTTTTCATCTCAGGGAGCGGGAGGCCTGGGCCCGGCGAATACGGAAAACCCGACCATGTGGACGGCAGCGTCATCGACAAGCTCGCCGCCTTCATTGCACCGGGAAAGGCCGAATAG